A single Blastococcus colisei DNA region contains:
- a CDS encoding ArsR/SmtB family transcription factor, whose amino-acid sequence MEALAALADPVRRELVSLLARGELAAGELADRFPVSRPAISRHLRVLREAGLVTARAEGRRRLYALDPRPLREIDDWLEPYRDLWAQRLDALDTEIARGRRARTSGGQA is encoded by the coding sequence GTGGAGGCGCTCGCGGCACTGGCCGACCCCGTCCGGCGGGAGCTGGTGAGCCTGCTCGCCCGGGGAGAGCTGGCCGCCGGTGAGCTCGCCGACCGGTTCCCCGTCAGCCGGCCGGCGATCAGCCGGCACCTGCGGGTGCTCCGCGAGGCGGGGCTGGTCACCGCGCGGGCCGAGGGCAGGCGGCGGCTCTACGCGCTCGACCCGCGACCGCTGCGGGAGATCGACGACTGGCTGGAGCCCTACCGCGACCTGTGGGCCCAGCGGCTGGACGCACTGGACACCGAGATCGCCCGCGGTCGGCGGGCACGGACGAGCGGAGGACAGGCATGA
- a CDS encoding NAD(P)H-dependent flavin oxidoreductase produces the protein MIRTPLTRWFDLTTPVIGAPMAGVSGGALAAAVSRAGGLGMVGVSGSHSAEFVTEQCAVPAANQLPFGVGLMIWVLEARPELFEATVAAEPSLVSVSFGDPAPYVGPLHDAGIAVCAQVNTTADAHRALDAGVDILVAQGTEAGGHTGHRATLPLLQEVLTLTDRPVVAAGGIATGAGMAAALVAGAAGVWIGTPLLSCTEGLNAPALRERVRAASGDETVLTRAFDVAEGAAWPERWPGRALVNDFSREWHGREDELRGTPEARQRVIDGRRTGDPADAPIYAGESVGLVTSERSATDVVREMDAEAEKALRAVPRLLG, from the coding sequence GTGATCAGGACTCCGCTGACCCGCTGGTTCGACCTGACCACGCCGGTCATCGGTGCGCCGATGGCCGGCGTGTCCGGCGGTGCGCTGGCCGCAGCTGTCTCGCGTGCCGGCGGCCTCGGGATGGTCGGTGTCAGCGGATCCCACTCAGCGGAGTTCGTCACCGAGCAGTGCGCGGTCCCGGCCGCCAACCAGCTGCCCTTCGGCGTGGGGCTGATGATCTGGGTCCTCGAGGCCCGGCCGGAGCTGTTCGAGGCGACGGTGGCCGCGGAGCCCAGCCTGGTGTCGGTCTCCTTCGGGGACCCGGCGCCCTACGTGGGCCCGCTGCACGACGCGGGGATCGCCGTCTGCGCGCAGGTCAACACCACCGCCGACGCCCATAGAGCCCTCGACGCCGGTGTCGACATCCTGGTCGCGCAGGGGACCGAGGCCGGGGGGCACACCGGTCACCGCGCCACCCTCCCGCTGCTGCAGGAGGTCCTGACGCTGACCGACCGGCCGGTGGTGGCGGCCGGCGGCATCGCCACCGGCGCGGGGATGGCTGCCGCTCTCGTCGCGGGCGCGGCCGGGGTGTGGATCGGGACGCCCCTGCTGTCGTGCACCGAGGGGCTCAACGCGCCCGCCCTGCGGGAGCGGGTCCGGGCGGCCTCGGGCGACGAGACGGTGCTGACCCGGGCGTTCGACGTCGCGGAGGGCGCCGCCTGGCCCGAACGGTGGCCCGGCCGGGCGTTGGTCAACGACTTCAGCCGGGAATGGCACGGCCGCGAGGACGAGCTGCGCGGGACACCGGAGGCCCGCCAGCGGGTGATCGACGGACGTCGCACCGGCGACCCCGCCGACGCCCCCATCTATGCGGGTGAGTCGGTCGGGCTGGTGACCAGTGAGCGGTCGGCGACCGACGTCGTCCGGGAGATGGACGCCGAGGCCGAGAAGGCGCTGCGCGCCGTGCCGCGACTGCTGGGTTAG
- a CDS encoding FKBP-type peptidyl-prolyl cis-trans isomerase, whose amino-acid sequence MAELTRPDVEPPTGPAPADLVIEDIAVGDGPEATAGSLVSAHYVGVTHDAGEQFDASWDRGDPLEFRLGVGMVIQGWDEGIAGMKVGGRRRLTIPAHKAYGERGAGGVIKPGATLVFVVDLVGVR is encoded by the coding sequence GTGGCCGAGTTGACCCGACCGGACGTCGAGCCGCCCACCGGGCCGGCCCCGGCGGACCTCGTGATCGAGGACATCGCCGTCGGCGACGGGCCCGAGGCGACCGCCGGCAGCCTCGTCAGCGCGCACTACGTCGGCGTCACCCACGACGCCGGGGAGCAGTTCGACGCCTCCTGGGACCGGGGCGATCCGCTGGAGTTCCGCCTGGGCGTCGGCATGGTCATCCAGGGCTGGGACGAGGGCATCGCCGGCATGAAGGTCGGCGGCCGCCGCCGGCTGACCATCCCCGCGCACAAGGCCTACGGCGAGCGAGGCGCGGGCGGGGTCATCAAGCCCGGTGCGACGCTCGTCTTCGTCGTCGATCTCGTCGGGGTGCGCTGA
- a CDS encoding acVLRF1 family peptidyl-tRNA hydrolase, protein MSRPRPAAGGGRILGVTPERLGRWLDGVAERHGSFTAAVHAEEAVRITCADTTTVVLRAPFAWEPGPALLSTFTAAARQPHRAAVLLVRRGRWAVGVFDGSDLVVSKVDARQVQGRTAAGGWSQQRFARRRGHQTDAVVAHAIETAVRVLMPHAATVDALFTGGDRGLVDDVLADSRLTPLAALRREPALDVGEPTKAVLLETPKQFRAVQVHIVEPVDRM, encoded by the coding sequence GTGAGCCGGCCCCGGCCCGCCGCGGGAGGGGGCCGCATCCTCGGCGTCACGCCGGAGCGGCTGGGGCGCTGGCTGGACGGCGTGGCCGAACGGCACGGCAGCTTCACCGCCGCCGTCCACGCGGAGGAGGCCGTGCGCATCACCTGCGCCGACACCACGACGGTCGTGCTGCGCGCGCCCTTCGCCTGGGAGCCCGGGCCGGCGCTGCTCAGCACGTTCACGGCCGCAGCGCGACAGCCGCACCGGGCGGCCGTGCTGCTGGTGCGCCGCGGGCGCTGGGCCGTGGGGGTGTTCGACGGCTCCGACCTGGTCGTCTCGAAGGTGGACGCCAGGCAGGTCCAGGGCCGGACGGCGGCCGGCGGCTGGTCGCAGCAGCGCTTCGCCCGCCGCCGCGGGCACCAGACCGACGCCGTCGTCGCCCACGCCATCGAGACGGCGGTGCGCGTGCTCATGCCGCACGCGGCCACGGTGGACGCGCTCTTCACCGGCGGTGACCGCGGCCTGGTCGACGACGTCCTCGCGGACTCCCGGCTGACCCCGCTCGCCGCGCTCCGGCGCGAGCCCGCCCTCGACGTGGGCGAGCCGACCAAGGCGGTCCTGCTGGAGACCCCGAAGCAGTTCCGCGCGGTCCAGGTGCACATCGTGGAGCCAGTCGACCGCATGTGA
- a CDS encoding VOC family protein, whose translation MLDHLALQCTDVGAAADFYTRVLASCGVRELMRYEAPGGGAVVGLCGPDSFPRLWLGSAVDTGVRPVHLAVAAPSREAVDGVFAAAEDAGTEILHEPRIWPEYHPGYYAVFFRDPDGNNLEAVHHTFPG comes from the coding sequence ATGCTCGATCACCTGGCCCTCCAGTGCACGGACGTCGGCGCCGCGGCGGACTTCTACACGCGCGTCCTCGCGTCGTGCGGGGTCCGCGAACTGATGCGGTACGAGGCGCCGGGTGGCGGCGCGGTCGTCGGCCTGTGCGGCCCGGACAGCTTCCCGCGGCTCTGGCTCGGCAGCGCCGTCGACACCGGCGTCCGCCCCGTGCACCTGGCGGTCGCGGCGCCGTCCCGCGAGGCAGTGGATGGGGTCTTCGCGGCCGCGGAGGACGCCGGTACCGAGATCCTGCACGAGCCGCGGATCTGGCCGGAGTACCACCCGGGCTACTACGCCGTCTTCTTCCGCGACCCGGACGGCAACAACCTCGAGGCCGTCCACCACACGTTCCCCGGCTGA
- a CDS encoding NADH:flavin oxidoreductase/NADH oxidase → MSTSPSSDTSLFAPLPLRGVTLPNRLVVAPMCQYSVTDGFVGDYHLAHLGRFALGGFGLVVVEATGVTPEGRISHGDVGLWSDEHIAGLARVTDFLHAHGSLAGIQLAHAGAKAASLRPWDGDGPVTAENALPGEEPWPTVSASAVPVAPGWPTPHALTTDELAEVREAFVAATRRSLAAGFDVVEVHAAHGYLLNQFLSPLTNRRDDEYGGSREGRMRFPLEVVEAVRAAWPDDRPLFVRVSSVDGSRDGVTLEDTVAFARELKERGVDVVDASGGGLGGGWQHPIGYGYQVPHAARIREEAGIATMAVGLIVDARQAEAIVQQGCADLVAVAREAQDDPNFAARAARELTGSHEGYPVQAGPRLAARDRLLGRLGPWTGPDPVQVHQPV, encoded by the coding sequence GTGAGCACCTCACCCTCTTCTGACACCAGCCTCTTCGCGCCCCTGCCCCTCCGCGGCGTCACGCTGCCGAACCGGCTCGTCGTCGCCCCCATGTGCCAGTACTCGGTGACCGACGGCTTCGTCGGCGACTACCACCTGGCCCATCTGGGCCGGTTCGCACTGGGCGGGTTCGGGCTGGTCGTCGTCGAGGCGACCGGGGTCACCCCCGAGGGCCGGATCAGCCACGGTGACGTCGGCCTCTGGTCCGACGAGCACATCGCCGGGCTCGCCCGCGTGACCGACTTCCTGCACGCCCACGGGTCCCTGGCCGGGATCCAGCTCGCCCACGCCGGCGCCAAGGCCGCCAGCTTGCGGCCGTGGGACGGCGACGGGCCGGTGACGGCGGAGAACGCCCTTCCGGGCGAGGAGCCCTGGCCCACCGTGTCGGCCAGCGCCGTGCCGGTCGCGCCGGGGTGGCCGACCCCGCACGCGCTGACCACCGACGAGCTGGCCGAGGTGCGCGAGGCGTTCGTCGCCGCCACCCGGCGCTCGCTGGCCGCGGGCTTCGACGTCGTCGAGGTGCACGCCGCACACGGCTATCTGCTCAACCAGTTCCTCTCCCCCCTCACCAACCGGCGGGACGACGAGTACGGCGGCTCCCGCGAGGGCCGGATGCGCTTCCCGCTCGAGGTGGTCGAGGCCGTCCGCGCGGCATGGCCCGACGATCGACCCCTCTTCGTGCGCGTCTCGTCGGTCGACGGGTCCCGCGACGGTGTGACGCTGGAGGACACCGTCGCCTTCGCCCGCGAGCTGAAGGAGCGCGGCGTCGACGTCGTCGACGCCTCCGGCGGCGGGCTCGGCGGCGGCTGGCAGCACCCCATCGGCTACGGCTACCAGGTGCCGCACGCCGCCCGGATCCGCGAGGAGGCCGGCATCGCCACGATGGCCGTCGGGCTCATCGTCGACGCCCGGCAGGCCGAGGCGATCGTGCAGCAGGGCTGCGCCGACCTGGTGGCGGTCGCGCGGGAGGCGCAGGACGATCCCAACTTCGCCGCGCGTGCGGCGCGCGAGCTCACCGGGAGCCACGAGGGCTACCCGGTGCAGGCCGGGCCCCGGCTGGCTGCGCGTGATCGGCTGCTGGGCCGACTGGGGCCCTGGACGGGCCCGGACCCGGTCCAGGTGCACCAGCCCGTCTGA
- a CDS encoding SRPBCC domain-containing protein has protein sequence MTQDVGARRGVVTAQDDGRQRLEFRRSWPDPIEDVWGALTEPDRLARWIGRYDGARDVGATGTFFMTHEQGEPVGEPMTVVECEPPRRLVVEWIQQETEDWSVALDLWTEDGRTWLRFVQVFPAGADVTDFAMGWHWYLDKFGAEVSGDPVPGDWDDFLAEVGPAYGRG, from the coding sequence ATGACTCAGGACGTCGGGGCCCGGCGAGGCGTCGTCACCGCGCAGGACGACGGGCGGCAACGGCTGGAGTTCCGCCGCTCCTGGCCCGACCCGATCGAGGACGTCTGGGGAGCGCTCACCGAGCCCGACCGCCTGGCCCGCTGGATCGGCCGTTACGACGGGGCGAGGGACGTGGGAGCCACCGGTACCTTCTTCATGACGCACGAGCAGGGGGAGCCGGTCGGAGAACCGATGACCGTCGTCGAGTGCGAGCCGCCCCGCCGGCTGGTGGTCGAGTGGATCCAGCAGGAGACGGAGGACTGGTCGGTGGCCCTCGACCTCTGGACCGAGGACGGGCGGACGTGGCTGCGCTTCGTCCAGGTCTTCCCGGCCGGCGCAGACGTCACCGACTTCGCGATGGGCTGGCACTGGTACCTGGACAAGTTCGGCGCCGAGGTCAGCGGCGATCCGGTCCCCGGCGACTGGGACGACTTCCTCGCGGAGGTCGGCCCCGCCTACGGTCGCGGCTGA
- a CDS encoding MFS transporter has translation MANPYLQVLRTPHTLPMVLAAFIGRLPLSMVGLGCVLLVADETGSYGLGGAVAAAGAVTTAIAGPVLGRWADSHGQRKVLLPVLAVFVVAGTAFLAAVKGDWPLWTVFVSAGIAGACIPPVSSMIRVRWTHLLRGSHRLPTALAMESVVDEFVFIVGPVLVTFLSTTGHATSGVVTAFTLAAVGSLLFAAQGRTEPPPTPHEHRNGPSAIRTPGLRVLFVVGAAVGAILGTLEIALVAFADQEGALSLSGVLIAGLAVGSMASGIGWGTVHWRMPLRHRLVGVLALLTICSIPLLLVTDVWVMVPFVVLAGVAVSPSLISSFTLAELLVPRAAVTEAFTWIGTALGLGVAVGASVAGKVVDVYGANTAFLVAVVAAAIATVVVGMFQRLLHVPAEHASAPALVR, from the coding sequence GTGGCGAATCCCTACCTGCAGGTGCTGCGGACCCCGCACACCCTGCCGATGGTGCTCGCCGCGTTCATCGGGCGGCTGCCGCTGTCGATGGTCGGCCTGGGCTGCGTGCTGCTGGTCGCCGACGAGACCGGGTCCTACGGGCTGGGCGGCGCCGTCGCCGCGGCCGGCGCGGTCACCACCGCCATCGCCGGCCCCGTGCTCGGTCGCTGGGCCGACAGCCACGGCCAGCGCAAGGTCCTCCTGCCGGTCCTCGCCGTGTTCGTCGTCGCCGGAACGGCGTTCCTCGCGGCCGTGAAGGGGGACTGGCCGCTGTGGACGGTCTTCGTCTCGGCCGGGATCGCGGGCGCCTGCATCCCGCCCGTCTCCTCGATGATCCGGGTGCGCTGGACCCACCTGTTGCGCGGCAGCCACCGGCTCCCCACGGCCCTGGCGATGGAGTCCGTGGTCGACGAGTTCGTCTTCATCGTCGGCCCGGTGCTGGTCACGTTCCTCTCCACGACCGGCCACGCCACCAGCGGCGTCGTCACCGCATTCACGCTCGCCGCTGTCGGCAGCCTGCTGTTCGCCGCCCAGGGCAGGACCGAGCCCCCACCGACCCCGCACGAGCACCGCAACGGCCCCTCGGCGATCCGCACCCCCGGGCTGCGGGTGCTGTTCGTGGTCGGTGCCGCGGTCGGCGCCATCCTCGGCACACTGGAGATCGCGCTGGTCGCCTTCGCCGACCAGGAGGGCGCCTTGTCGCTGTCGGGCGTCCTCATCGCCGGCCTCGCCGTCGGGTCGATGGCCAGCGGGATCGGCTGGGGCACGGTGCACTGGCGGATGCCGCTGCGGCACCGGCTGGTGGGCGTGCTCGCGCTCCTGACTATCTGCAGCATCCCGCTGCTCCTGGTCACCGACGTGTGGGTGATGGTGCCCTTCGTCGTTCTCGCCGGGGTCGCGGTCTCGCCGTCGCTCATCAGCTCGTTCACCCTCGCCGAGCTGCTCGTCCCCCGGGCGGCGGTGACGGAGGCCTTCACCTGGATCGGCACCGCTCTCGGCCTCGGGGTGGCGGTCGGCGCGTCGGTCGCGGGCAAGGTCGTGGACGTCTACGGCGCCAACACGGCGTTCCTCGTGGCGGTCGTCGCCGCCGCCATCGCCACGGTCGTCGTCGGGATGTTCCAGAGGCTGCTGCACGTCCCGGCGGAGCACGCCTCGGCGCCGGCCCTCGTCCGCTGA
- a CDS encoding rhodanese-like domain-containing protein, whose product MGREDRQSGARTIDELLEQVRGRIDRVGPGEAASRLAEGALLIDTRPLEQRDRDGEVPGAVVVDRNVLEWRLDPASPYRLPEVSGYDREVIVLCNQGFSSSLVADTLRSLGLRRAVDVVGGFEAWAAAGLPVLPPGGRRDVGV is encoded by the coding sequence ATGGGGCGCGAGGACCGGCAGTCGGGGGCCCGCACCATCGACGAACTGCTCGAGCAGGTGCGCGGCAGGATCGACCGCGTCGGGCCGGGGGAGGCCGCGAGCCGCCTCGCCGAGGGGGCGCTCCTGATCGACACCCGCCCGCTCGAGCAGCGAGACCGGGACGGAGAGGTGCCCGGCGCCGTCGTCGTCGACCGCAACGTGCTCGAGTGGCGGCTCGACCCGGCCAGCCCGTACCGCCTCCCCGAGGTGAGCGGCTACGACCGGGAGGTGATCGTGCTGTGCAACCAGGGCTTCAGCTCCAGCCTCGTGGCCGACACGCTGCGCTCGCTCGGGCTGCGCCGGGCCGTCGACGTCGTGGGCGGCTTCGAGGCGTGGGCCGCCGCCGGGCTCCCGGTCCTCCCTCCGGGCGGGCGACGGGACGTCGGGGTGTGA
- a CDS encoding phosphoenolpyruvate carboxykinase (GTP), with translation MTSVATPGLENAPTTHARLLAWVREMAELTTPDQVVWVDGSDEEWERLTAQLVDAGTFTRLDKKPNSFHCASDPSDVARVEDRTYICSVDEADAGPTNNWMDPAEMKSVMTELYRGCMRGRTMYVIPFCMGPVEAENPMFGVELTDSEYVVVSMRVMARIGSYVLEAMGEDRPFVPAMHSLGAPLEEGQQDVPWPCSDTKYIVHFPEERAIWSYGSGYGGNALLGKKCYSLRIASVMARDEGWLAEHMLILKLTSPQQKTYYVAAAFPSACGKTNLAMLEPTIPGWKVETLGDDIAWMRFGEDGRLYALNPEFGLFGVAPGTGWDTNPNAMRTIEKGNSVFTNVALTDDGDIWWEGMTDDAPAHLTDWKGRDWTPESDEPSSHPNSRFCTPIAQCPILAPEYEDPKGVPISAILFGGRRKTTIPLVSEARDWNHGVFMGATLSSETTAAATGAVGVVRRDPFAMLPFIGYNAGDYFSHWVDTGKQADSTKLPRIFYVNWFRRDEDGGFLWPGFGENSRVLKWVVERLEGTAAAVETPVGHVPTVDALDVSGLDMTPEQVEAALAVKPEEWREEIPQITEWFEKFGDKLPSTMWDELEILKSRLA, from the coding sequence GTGACTTCAGTGGCCACCCCCGGTCTCGAGAACGCACCCACCACGCATGCCCGCCTCCTGGCGTGGGTCCGGGAGATGGCCGAGCTGACGACGCCGGACCAGGTGGTCTGGGTCGACGGCAGCGACGAGGAGTGGGAGCGGCTGACGGCACAGCTCGTCGATGCCGGCACCTTCACCCGCCTGGACAAGAAGCCCAACTCGTTCCACTGCGCCTCCGACCCCAGTGACGTCGCCCGGGTCGAGGACCGCACCTACATCTGCTCGGTCGACGAGGCCGACGCGGGTCCTACCAACAACTGGATGGACCCGGCCGAGATGAAGTCGGTCATGACCGAGCTGTACCGCGGGTGCATGCGCGGCCGGACCATGTACGTCATCCCGTTCTGCATGGGCCCGGTCGAGGCCGAGAACCCCATGTTCGGCGTCGAGCTCACCGACTCGGAGTACGTCGTCGTCTCGATGCGCGTCATGGCCCGCATCGGCAGCTACGTCCTCGAGGCCATGGGCGAGGACCGCCCGTTCGTGCCGGCCATGCACTCCCTGGGCGCGCCGCTCGAGGAGGGCCAGCAGGACGTGCCGTGGCCCTGCAGCGACACCAAGTACATCGTGCACTTCCCCGAGGAGCGGGCCATCTGGTCCTACGGCTCGGGCTACGGCGGCAATGCCCTGCTGGGCAAGAAGTGCTACTCGCTGCGCATCGCCTCGGTGATGGCGCGCGACGAGGGCTGGCTCGCCGAGCACATGCTGATCCTCAAGCTGACCAGCCCGCAGCAGAAGACCTACTACGTGGCCGCGGCGTTCCCGTCGGCCTGCGGCAAGACGAACCTGGCCATGCTCGAGCCCACCATCCCGGGCTGGAAGGTCGAGACCCTGGGCGACGACATCGCCTGGATGCGCTTCGGCGAGGACGGCCGGCTCTACGCCCTCAACCCGGAGTTCGGCCTGTTCGGCGTCGCCCCGGGCACCGGCTGGGACACCAACCCCAACGCCATGCGCACGATCGAGAAGGGCAACTCGGTCTTCACCAACGTCGCCCTCACCGACGACGGCGACATCTGGTGGGAGGGCATGACCGACGACGCCCCCGCCCACCTCACCGACTGGAAGGGCCGCGACTGGACGCCGGAGAGCGATGAGCCCTCCAGCCACCCGAACAGCCGGTTCTGCACCCCGATCGCCCAGTGCCCGATCCTGGCGCCGGAGTACGAGGACCCGAAGGGCGTGCCGATCTCGGCGATCCTCTTCGGCGGCCGGCGCAAGACCACGATCCCGCTGGTCAGCGAGGCCCGGGACTGGAACCACGGCGTCTTCATGGGCGCGACGCTCTCCTCGGAGACCACCGCCGCCGCGACCGGTGCGGTCGGCGTCGTCCGCCGCGACCCGTTCGCCATGCTGCCGTTCATCGGCTACAACGCCGGCGACTACTTCTCGCACTGGGTCGACACCGGCAAGCAGGCCGACTCCACCAAGCTGCCGCGGATCTTCTACGTGAACTGGTTCCGTCGCGACGAGGACGGCGGCTTCCTGTGGCCGGGCTTCGGCGAGAACAGCCGGGTCCTCAAGTGGGTCGTCGAGCGCCTCGAGGGGACGGCGGCCGCCGTCGAGACCCCGGTCGGCCACGTGCCCACCGTCGACGCGCTCGACGTCTCCGGTCTGGACATGACGCCGGAGCAGGTCGAAGCGGCGCTGGCCGTCAAGCCCGAGGAGTGGCGCGAGGAGATCCCGCAGATCACCGAGTGGTTCGAGAAGTTCGGGGACAAGCTGCCCAGCACCATGTGGGACGAGCTGGAGATCCTGAAGAGCCGGCTCGCCTGA
- a CDS encoding MFS transporter, which translates to MTALPRALSPLQHAHYRRLAASLALSLLGHGLWAVAVVWQVVALGGGPAALSLVTALAAGGMLVSTLVGGALADRLPQGHILLGVTLTEGVTIAVVAVLSLTGVLALGHVAAVGLVGGIAMGFYYPAYSALVPVLVPPGDFLAVNGLEGVVRPVLAQAAGPAVAGFLVAAISPGAALAAAAAAAFGAAACVTTLPVREAPATHAGARSAVAGLLADVGEGFRYMVQTPWLLATLLFAATMLLAFIGPFEVLVPFAIQAAGGGPSQHAYVLAAFGIGGAIGSLGVASLRLPRRYLTVMNLLWGAGCIPLVVFGFTTDLWLMLAAGAVMGATFQAGMVIWGTLLQRRVPAELLGRVSSLDFFVSLSFMPLSMALAGPVSELIGLTATFVVGGLAPAVLAVVTIVVARMPADELSHPLDVVPEVPSGPLAEERLDRV; encoded by the coding sequence ATGACCGCCCTGCCGCGTGCGCTGTCGCCGCTGCAGCATGCCCACTACCGCCGGCTGGCCGCCTCCCTGGCGCTGTCGCTGCTCGGCCACGGGCTGTGGGCGGTCGCCGTGGTGTGGCAGGTCGTCGCCCTCGGTGGCGGCCCGGCAGCGCTGTCGCTGGTCACCGCGCTCGCGGCGGGCGGCATGCTCGTCAGCACCCTCGTCGGCGGGGCGCTGGCCGACCGGCTCCCCCAGGGGCACATCCTGCTGGGGGTGACGCTCACCGAGGGCGTCACGATCGCGGTCGTCGCCGTGCTGTCCCTGACCGGCGTGCTGGCGCTGGGTCACGTGGCGGCCGTCGGGCTCGTCGGCGGGATCGCCATGGGCTTCTACTACCCGGCCTACTCCGCGCTGGTGCCGGTGCTGGTCCCGCCGGGCGACTTCCTTGCGGTCAACGGCCTGGAGGGCGTCGTCCGCCCGGTGCTCGCGCAGGCGGCCGGACCGGCCGTCGCCGGATTCCTGGTCGCCGCGATCTCCCCCGGCGCCGCCCTGGCCGCGGCGGCCGCCGCGGCGTTCGGTGCGGCCGCGTGCGTCACCACCCTGCCGGTCCGCGAGGCGCCGGCGACCCATGCGGGTGCCCGCTCGGCCGTGGCCGGCCTGCTGGCCGACGTCGGCGAGGGTTTCCGCTACATGGTGCAGACGCCGTGGCTGCTGGCGACCCTGCTCTTCGCCGCCACGATGCTGCTCGCCTTCATCGGGCCCTTCGAGGTGCTCGTCCCGTTCGCCATCCAGGCGGCCGGGGGCGGCCCCTCGCAGCACGCCTACGTCCTGGCCGCGTTCGGTATCGGCGGCGCGATCGGGTCGCTGGGCGTGGCCTCGCTCCGGCTGCCACGCCGCTATCTGACCGTGATGAACCTGCTCTGGGGCGCCGGCTGCATCCCGCTGGTGGTCTTCGGGTTCACCACCGACCTCTGGCTGATGCTCGCGGCCGGGGCGGTCATGGGTGCCACCTTCCAGGCGGGCATGGTCATCTGGGGCACGCTGCTGCAGCGTCGCGTGCCGGCCGAGCTGCTGGGCCGCGTCTCGAGCCTCGACTTCTTCGTGTCCCTGTCGTTCATGCCCCTGTCGATGGCGCTGGCCGGCCCGGTGAGCGAGCTGATCGGGCTGACCGCCACGTTCGTCGTCGGCGGCCTCGCGCCCGCGGTCCTCGCCGTCGTCACCATCGTGGTGGCGCGCATGCCGGCCGACGAGCTCTCCCATCCCCTCGACGTCGTCCCCGAGGTGCCATCCGGGCCGCTGGCCGAGGAGCGGCTGGACCGGGTCTGA
- a CDS encoding acyl carrier protein, translating to MATGETGFEDVYYDLISVQYHSLKAGHDYGQYVRDAENAGLDDIASFFREVMEQDSARAKRCHEFLGRLQGTDQAGPAAQ from the coding sequence ATGGCCACGGGCGAAACCGGCTTCGAAGACGTCTACTACGACCTGATCTCCGTCCAGTACCACTCGCTGAAGGCCGGGCACGACTACGGCCAGTACGTCCGGGACGCCGAGAACGCCGGCCTGGACGACATCGCGAGCTTCTTCCGCGAGGTGATGGAGCAGGATTCCGCGCGGGCGAAGCGCTGTCACGAGTTCCTGGGCAGGCTGCAGGGGACCGATCAGGCCGGTCCGGCAGCGCAGTAG
- a CDS encoding DsbA family oxidoreductase — translation MQVEIWSDVVCPWCYIGKRRLESALEQFPHRDQVEVVWRSFQLDPSVPEGETHPTLPALAAKYGTTEDAMRANMARVEQVAAEEGLEYHLVDATSGNTLLAHELLHLAAEHGKRNELKELLLHAYFEQGRPVFDVDSLVPFAVEVGLDEAEVREALADRRYLSAVRQDGATAQALGATGVPFFVVDRKYGAAGAQPAELLLQILERAWADAHPLVTVPAADGCTDDSCVV, via the coding sequence ATGCAGGTAGAGATCTGGTCCGACGTCGTGTGTCCCTGGTGCTACATCGGCAAGCGCCGCCTGGAGAGCGCCCTCGAGCAGTTCCCGCACCGGGACCAGGTCGAGGTCGTCTGGCGGTCCTTCCAGCTCGACCCGTCGGTCCCGGAGGGCGAGACGCACCCCACGCTGCCCGCGCTGGCGGCCAAGTACGGCACGACCGAGGACGCCATGCGCGCGAACATGGCACGCGTGGAGCAGGTCGCCGCCGAGGAGGGCCTGGAATACCACCTCGTCGACGCGACCAGCGGCAACACCCTGCTCGCTCACGAGCTGCTGCACCTGGCCGCCGAGCACGGGAAGCGCAACGAGCTCAAGGAGCTCCTGCTGCACGCCTACTTCGAGCAGGGCCGCCCGGTCTTCGACGTCGACTCCCTCGTGCCGTTCGCGGTCGAGGTGGGGCTCGACGAGGCCGAGGTGCGCGAGGCCCTCGCCGACCGCCGCTACCTCTCCGCCGTCCGGCAGGACGGCGCGACCGCGCAGGCTCTCGGCGCGACCGGCGTCCCGTTCTTCGTCGTCGACCGCAAGTACGGTGCCGCCGGTGCCCAGCCGGCCGAGCTGCTCCTGCAGATCCTGGAGCGGGCCTGGGCCGACGCCCACCCGCTGGTCACCGTGCCGGCCGCCGACGGCTGCACCGACGACAGCTGCGTGGTCTAA